The Pseudomonas extremaustralis genome contains a region encoding:
- a CDS encoding methyl-accepting chemotaxis protein, giving the protein MSKPRARIASQLGLALAVILAVVISGSTVFALRSLDSANLDTREEHLASEARLLADQLNTFHSTLRESTQRLSGLFEKRFGAGLSVRGDQPVAIAGIQTPGLYLGSHLLNNDFAEVDEFKDTSGGVATVFVRSGEDFVRISTSLTKQDGSRAIGTALDHQHPAYQRLLAGQSYVGRAVLFERSYMTQYTPVRDAAGKVIAVLFVGFDYTDAQNAQFDNLKRFRIGKTGSLALLDEQKRWLVPPAGVQALEQAIPVMLDLAKKPGEGRFWSDKNEDFYSVSVPFEGGPWSVVASMPKAEIRAVTWAVGIRLVIGSALAMLFAVGATVWLLRSKLQPLSDLVRQAEALGAGDLSARLNVSSHDEIGQLARSFNQMGEALSTMVSHIRKAAEEVNGRAQALSGLSGGAYEGMEQQSGEITSMAGAVEEFSATSLNIADNMGNTERLAQENAQQTRIGRTSMQEASSSLEHIATALNSTATVINTLGQRSQEIGGIVGVITSIAEQTNLLALNAAIEAARAGEQGRGFAVVADEVRNLASRTRQATDEISGMIQSIQQETGNAISTMEQGNALMQEGLSRNADVASALARIDEQSRSAGQQFAAITTATQEQSSTATLLSSNLQSIALANSEQREVVSNLAITAKELETLAASLRQEVDRFR; this is encoded by the coding sequence ATGTCTAAACCCCGTGCCCGGATCGCTTCACAGTTAGGCCTTGCGCTCGCTGTGATTCTGGCCGTCGTCATCAGCGGCAGTACCGTGTTTGCCTTGCGTTCCCTCGACTCCGCCAACCTCGACACCCGTGAGGAACACCTGGCCAGCGAGGCACGCCTGCTCGCCGATCAACTCAATACCTTCCACAGCACCTTGCGCGAGAGTACTCAGCGTTTGAGCGGGCTGTTCGAAAAGCGTTTCGGCGCCGGCTTGAGTGTGCGCGGTGACCAGCCAGTGGCTATCGCCGGGATACAGACGCCAGGCCTGTATCTGGGCAGTCATCTGCTGAACAACGATTTCGCTGAGGTCGATGAATTCAAGGACACCTCCGGCGGCGTGGCCACGGTGTTTGTGCGCAGCGGCGAAGACTTTGTCCGCATCAGTACCTCCCTGACCAAGCAAGACGGCAGTCGCGCCATCGGTACGGCCCTGGACCATCAGCATCCGGCGTATCAACGCCTGCTGGCCGGGCAGAGTTATGTCGGCCGCGCGGTGCTGTTCGAACGGTCCTACATGACCCAATACACGCCAGTGCGCGATGCCGCCGGCAAGGTGATTGCGGTACTGTTCGTCGGCTTCGACTACACCGATGCCCAGAACGCCCAGTTCGACAACCTCAAACGCTTCCGAATCGGCAAGACCGGTTCTCTGGCCTTGCTGGACGAACAGAAGCGCTGGCTGGTGCCACCGGCCGGTGTGCAGGCGCTAGAGCAGGCGATCCCGGTGATGCTCGACCTGGCGAAAAAGCCGGGTGAAGGGCGTTTCTGGAGCGACAAGAACGAAGACTTCTACAGCGTTTCGGTGCCGTTCGAAGGCGGCCCGTGGTCAGTGGTGGCGAGCATGCCGAAGGCTGAAATCCGCGCAGTCACGTGGGCGGTGGGCATTCGTCTGGTGATTGGCAGTGCGCTGGCGATGCTGTTCGCGGTGGGGGCGACGGTCTGGCTGCTGCGCAGCAAATTGCAGCCCCTGAGTGACCTGGTACGTCAGGCCGAGGCCTTGGGCGCCGGTGATTTGAGCGCACGGCTGAACGTGTCCAGCCATGACGAGATCGGCCAGTTGGCGCGCAGCTTCAACCAGATGGGGGAAGCGCTGTCGACCATGGTTTCGCACATCCGCAAGGCCGCCGAAGAGGTCAACGGCCGTGCCCAGGCGTTATCCGGGTTGTCCGGCGGGGCGTATGAGGGCATGGAGCAGCAGTCCGGCGAGATCACCAGCATGGCCGGCGCGGTGGAAGAATTCAGCGCCACCTCGCTGAACATCGCCGACAACATGGGCAACACCGAGCGACTGGCCCAGGAAAACGCCCAGCAGACCCGCATTGGCCGGACCTCAATGCAAGAGGCATCGTCGTCCCTGGAACACATCGCCACCGCGCTGAACAGTACGGCCACGGTGATCAACACCTTGGGCCAGCGCTCCCAGGAAATCGGCGGCATTGTCGGCGTGATCACCTCGATCGCCGAACAGACCAACCTGCTGGCGCTCAATGCCGCCATCGAGGCCGCCCGTGCCGGTGAGCAAGGCCGAGGATTTGCCGTGGTCGCCGACGAAGTGCGCAACCTGGCCTCACGCACCCGCCAGGCCACCGATGAAATTTCCGGGATGATCCAGAGCATCCAGCAGGAAACCGGCAACGCCATCAGCACCATGGAACAGGGCAACGCGCTGATGCAGGAAGGCTTGTCACGCAACGCCGACGTGGCGTCGGCCCTGGCACGTATCGACGAGCAGAGCCGCTCGGCCGGTCAGCAATTCGCCGCGATCACCACCGCCACCCAGGAGCAGAGCAGCACCGCGACCTTGCTGAGCAGCAACCTGCAAAGCATTGCACTGGCCAACAGCGAGCAGCGCGAAGTGGTGTCGAACCTGGCGATTACCGCCAAGGAACTGGAGACGCTGGCGGCGAGCCTGCGCCAAGAGGTCGACCGGTTCCGTTGA
- a CDS encoding secondary thiamine-phosphate synthase enzyme YjbQ: protein MWQQTLITLRAKPRGFHLVTDELLAGLPELKACRVGLLHLWLQHTSASLTVNENADPAVRRDFERYFNSLVPQGLAGFEHNDEGPDDLPAHFKASLLGCQLSLPVKAGRLAMGTWQGVYLGEHRDHGGARKVLATLHGDGA, encoded by the coding sequence ATGTGGCAACAGACCCTGATTACCCTGCGGGCCAAGCCCCGGGGCTTTCACCTGGTGACCGACGAGTTGCTTGCCGGCTTGCCTGAATTGAAGGCGTGTCGCGTGGGCCTGTTGCACCTGTGGCTGCAGCACACCTCGGCCTCGTTGACCGTCAACGAGAATGCCGATCCGGCGGTTCGCCGTGACTTCGAGCGTTATTTCAACTCGCTGGTGCCGCAAGGCCTGGCAGGGTTCGAACACAACGACGAAGGCCCGGATGATCTGCCGGCGCACTTCAAGGCCAGTCTCCTGGGCTGCCAGCTGAGTTTGCCGGTGAAGGCCGGCCGCTTGGCGATGGGGACCTGGCAAGGTGTTTATCTGGGCGAGCACCGTGATCATGGCGGTGCTCGTAAAGTCCTCGCCACTTTGCACGGTGATGGGGCATAA
- a CDS encoding ammonium transporter encodes MTLRKFAGLGALLSIVMPGLAMAADEVAAPVLNSGDTAWMLTSTALVLFMTIPGLALFYGGMVRSKNILSVMMQCFAITGLITILWFVYGYSMAFDTTGMEAGVVNFNSFVGGLSKLFLSGVTPASITGPAALFPEAVFVTYQMTFAIITPALIVGAFAERMKFSAMLIFMGVWFTLVYAPIAHMVWGGPGSLLGDWGVLDFAGGTVVHINAGVAGLVACLVLGKRKGFPTTPMAPHNLGYTLVGAAMLWVGWFGFNAGSAAAANGTAGMAMLVTQIATAAAALGWMFAEWLTHGKPSALGIASGVVAGLVAITPAAGTVGPMGALIIGLAAGVVCFFCATTLKRKLGYDDSLDAFGVHGIGGILGAILTGVFAAPALGGFGTVTDVAAQVWIQCKGVGFTVIYTAIVTFIILKVLDMVMGLRVTDEEEAVGLDLAQHNERGYNL; translated from the coding sequence ATGACTCTGCGTAAATTCGCAGGGCTCGGAGCCCTGTTGTCCATCGTAATGCCCGGCCTGGCCATGGCGGCAGACGAAGTGGCGGCTCCAGTCCTCAATTCCGGTGATACCGCGTGGATGCTCACATCCACCGCGCTCGTGCTGTTCATGACCATTCCCGGCCTGGCGCTGTTCTACGGCGGCATGGTGCGGTCCAAAAACATTCTGTCGGTGATGATGCAGTGCTTCGCCATCACTGGCTTGATCACCATCCTGTGGTTCGTCTACGGCTACAGCATGGCGTTCGACACCACCGGTATGGAAGCAGGCGTCGTCAACTTCAACTCCTTCGTGGGCGGCCTGTCCAAGTTGTTCCTGTCGGGTGTGACGCCGGCCAGCATCACCGGCCCTGCGGCGCTGTTCCCTGAGGCGGTGTTCGTCACCTATCAGATGACGTTCGCCATCATCACCCCGGCGCTGATTGTCGGTGCCTTCGCCGAGCGTATGAAGTTCTCCGCGATGCTGATCTTCATGGGCGTCTGGTTCACCCTGGTCTACGCGCCGATTGCCCACATGGTGTGGGGCGGTCCGGGCTCGCTGCTGGGTGATTGGGGCGTGCTGGACTTTGCCGGCGGTACCGTGGTGCATATCAACGCCGGTGTGGCCGGCCTGGTAGCGTGCCTGGTGCTGGGTAAACGCAAAGGCTTCCCGACCACGCCAATGGCGCCTCACAACCTGGGTTACACCCTGGTGGGCGCGGCCATGCTGTGGGTCGGCTGGTTCGGCTTCAACGCCGGTTCCGCTGCTGCGGCCAACGGTACTGCCGGTATGGCGATGCTGGTGACCCAGATCGCAACCGCCGCCGCCGCCCTGGGCTGGATGTTCGCCGAGTGGCTCACCCACGGTAAGCCAAGTGCCCTGGGCATCGCCTCGGGTGTGGTTGCGGGCCTTGTGGCCATTACGCCAGCTGCCGGCACTGTGGGCCCGATGGGCGCGCTGATCATCGGCCTGGCGGCGGGTGTGGTGTGCTTCTTCTGCGCCACGACCCTCAAACGCAAACTGGGCTATGACGACTCCCTGGACGCCTTCGGTGTCCACGGTATCGGCGGTATCCTCGGCGCAATCCTGACCGGTGTGTTTGCGGCACCGGCCCTGGGTGGCTTCGGCACCGTGACTGATGTGGCAGCCCAAGTCTGGATTCAGTGCAAAGGCGTTGGCTTCACCGTGATCTACACCGCCATCGTGACCTTCATCATCCTCAAGGTGCTGGACATGGTCATGGGCCTGCGGGTTACCGACGAAGAAGAGGCGGTCGGCCTCGACCTGGCGCAACACAACGAACGCGGCTACAACTTGTAA
- a CDS encoding benzoate/H(+) symporter BenE family transporter translates to MSSSISPSSLRLRDVFHPIVAGLISVIVNYGGTFILVFQAAKVAGLSPELTASWVWSVSIGVGVTGLFLSWVSREPIITAWSTPAAAFLVVALSATPYAEAVGAYIVSAVAFVLLGLSGCFEKVIRLIPPGIAAAMLAGILLQFGIGAFGGMSLDPVLVGLLIAAYVALKRFTARYAVVGILLLGLGFLLVQGRVDLSGLSLQLAAPVFTQPVFSLNALLSVALPLFLITLTGQYMPGMLVLRNDGFKTSANPILTVTGLGSLLMAPFGSHAFNVAAITAAICTGKEASEDPSKRWVAGVAAGVFYILVGVFGVTLAAVFMAFPPAFITTLAGLALLGTIGASLANAMADVRSREAALITFLACAANINLLGIGGAFWGLLIGLAAYALLNGRLPRRGRAPVYR, encoded by the coding sequence ATGTCTTCTTCAATCTCGCCGTCGTCGCTGCGTCTGCGCGACGTGTTCCACCCCATTGTGGCCGGGCTGATTTCGGTCATCGTCAATTATGGCGGCACCTTCATTCTGGTGTTCCAGGCGGCCAAGGTGGCCGGGCTCAGCCCCGAGCTGACGGCGTCGTGGGTCTGGTCGGTGTCGATCGGCGTGGGGGTGACCGGGCTGTTTCTCAGCTGGGTGAGCCGCGAGCCGATCATCACCGCATGGTCGACCCCCGCGGCGGCGTTCCTGGTGGTCGCGTTGTCTGCTACGCCTTACGCCGAGGCGGTCGGCGCGTACATCGTGTCAGCCGTGGCATTTGTGCTGCTCGGGCTGTCCGGCTGCTTTGAAAAAGTCATCCGGCTGATTCCGCCGGGCATCGCGGCGGCCATGCTGGCGGGGATTCTGCTGCAGTTCGGCATCGGCGCGTTTGGTGGCATGAGCCTCGACCCGGTGCTGGTCGGCTTGTTGATCGCCGCTTACGTCGCGCTCAAGCGGTTCACTGCACGCTATGCGGTCGTCGGTATTCTGCTGCTGGGCCTGGGATTCCTGCTGGTGCAGGGGCGGGTGGACCTGTCGGGGCTGTCCCTGCAACTGGCGGCGCCGGTATTCACCCAGCCCGTGTTCTCGCTCAATGCCTTGCTCAGTGTGGCGCTGCCGCTGTTTCTGATCACCCTTACGGGCCAGTACATGCCGGGCATGCTGGTGTTGCGCAACGATGGTTTCAAGACCAGCGCGAACCCGATCCTGACGGTGACCGGGCTGGGCTCGCTGTTGATGGCGCCGTTCGGCTCGCACGCGTTCAACGTCGCGGCCATTACAGCGGCCATCTGCACGGGCAAGGAAGCCTCGGAAGACCCGTCCAAGCGCTGGGTCGCCGGGGTTGCCGCCGGGGTGTTCTACATCCTCGTCGGAGTGTTCGGGGTGACGCTGGCCGCCGTATTCATGGCGTTCCCGCCGGCGTTCATCACCACCCTGGCCGGCTTGGCCCTGCTGGGCACCATCGGCGCCAGCCTGGCCAACGCCATGGCGGACGTCCGTTCACGGGAAGCCGCGCTGATCACCTTTCTGGCATGCGCCGCCAACATCAACCTGCTGGGGATCGGTGGCGCGTTTTGGGGCTTGTTGATCGGCTTGGCCGCGTATGCGTTGCTCAATGGTCGCCTGCCTCGTCGCGGCCGCGCGCCGGTTTATCGCTGA
- a CDS encoding HAD family hydrolase, translating into MSIKLITFDLDDTLWDNVPVIISAEASMREWLATHASKVGELPLEHFATLRQQVLQRHPELKHRISLLRHRVLIHAFEEAGYPQPEATQMADVCFEAFIRARHQLTVFPEAEPMLRALRQHFLLGVITNGNADVQRVGLADYFHFALRAEDVGIAKPDARLFEEALQRGGVEASAAVHVGDHPGDDIVGAQQAGLRAVWFNPAGKVWEGDKRPDAQIHSLAELPELLRSWN; encoded by the coding sequence ATGAGTATCAAGCTGATCACCTTCGACCTGGACGACACACTCTGGGACAACGTACCGGTCATCATCAGCGCCGAAGCGTCGATGCGCGAATGGCTGGCCACCCATGCGTCCAAGGTCGGCGAACTGCCTCTGGAACACTTCGCCACCCTGCGCCAGCAGGTGCTGCAACGTCATCCCGAACTGAAACACCGCATCAGCCTCTTACGCCATCGCGTCCTGATACATGCGTTTGAAGAAGCAGGCTATCCACAGCCCGAGGCCACGCAAATGGCCGATGTGTGCTTTGAGGCGTTCATTCGTGCACGGCACCAGCTCACCGTGTTTCCTGAAGCCGAGCCCATGCTTCGGGCGCTGCGCCAACACTTCCTGCTGGGGGTGATCACCAATGGCAACGCGGATGTGCAGCGCGTGGGCCTGGCGGACTACTTTCACTTTGCCCTGCGCGCCGAAGATGTCGGCATCGCCAAGCCGGATGCGCGATTGTTTGAGGAGGCGTTGCAGCGTGGCGGGGTGGAGGCGAGTGCGGCGGTGCATGTCGGCGACCATCCCGGCGATGACATCGTCGGCGCGCAGCAGGCGGGGCTTCGTGCGGTGTGGTTCAACCCAGCGGGCAAGGTCTGGGAAGGGGACAAGCGCCCGGATGCGCAGATTCATAGCCTGGCGGAGTTGCCCGAGTTACTGCGCAGCTGGAACTGA
- the pdxR gene encoding MocR-like pyridoxine biosynthesis transcription factor PdxR — protein MAKTFELETLQMRLDDAQLRQLDLHQRIQRALRALILDGVLAPGLKLPATRVLAKSLGVARDTVENAYVQLHRDGFIVRREGSGSYVCEAIGAELRGASRRRQAQAVKISQAAPGAGLSQRGRMILDSGGVNDQQVIKAFATGLPETRSFPTDVWERLQRQVMKDYRSSVLLHGDPQGSESLRKAIATYLNLERGANCAPDQVLVLSSTRQALFLCAQLLVDVGKPILLENPGYFGARKAFETAEAKVVPIDVDASGIRTDLLHADRSGAHCVYVTPSHQYPTGATLTLERRLELINWAAEKGKWVIEDDYDSEFHYAGKPTACVQGLDKYQRTLYLGTFSKTLFPGLRMGYMVLPRELVKAFTYARSMLDGHTPQILQLTLARFMEDGHYNAHVRAMRKLYAGRQAIMLDAIGKHLGHVVTACRPQGGLQIPCVLHEGWSEEKTIRQAASAGVQLPGLSRLYAGAATQQGWLLGYSSLTAHEIETAMRRLAHALKAR, from the coding sequence ATGGCGAAAACCTTCGAGCTGGAAACCCTGCAAATGCGCCTCGACGACGCACAACTCCGGCAGTTGGATCTGCACCAGCGAATCCAACGGGCACTGCGGGCCTTGATCCTCGATGGCGTACTGGCGCCCGGCCTGAAGTTGCCGGCGACGCGGGTCCTGGCCAAGTCATTGGGGGTCGCGCGCGATACGGTGGAGAACGCCTACGTACAGTTGCACCGCGATGGCTTTATCGTGCGGCGCGAAGGGTCCGGCAGTTACGTGTGCGAGGCCATCGGCGCCGAATTGCGCGGCGCCTCCCGCCGCCGCCAGGCGCAAGCGGTCAAAATCAGCCAGGCGGCGCCGGGCGCCGGCTTGAGCCAGCGCGGGCGGATGATCCTCGACAGCGGCGGCGTGAACGATCAACAAGTGATCAAAGCATTCGCCACCGGCCTGCCCGAAACCCGCTCGTTCCCGACCGATGTCTGGGAGCGCCTGCAACGCCAGGTGATGAAGGACTATCGCAGCAGCGTGCTGTTGCACGGCGACCCGCAAGGGAGCGAGTCGTTACGCAAAGCCATCGCGACGTATCTGAACCTTGAGCGCGGCGCCAACTGCGCGCCCGACCAGGTCCTGGTGCTGAGCAGTACGCGCCAGGCGCTTTTTCTGTGCGCACAGTTACTGGTGGATGTCGGCAAACCGATCCTGCTGGAGAACCCAGGCTATTTCGGCGCCAGGAAGGCCTTCGAAACCGCCGAGGCCAAGGTCGTGCCCATCGATGTCGATGCGTCCGGCATCCGCACCGACCTGCTGCACGCCGACCGCAGCGGCGCCCATTGCGTGTATGTCACGCCCTCTCATCAATACCCGACCGGCGCCACGCTGACCCTGGAGCGGCGTCTTGAGTTGATCAACTGGGCCGCGGAAAAAGGCAAATGGGTCATCGAAGATGACTACGACAGCGAGTTCCACTACGCCGGCAAACCCACGGCCTGCGTGCAAGGCCTGGACAAGTACCAGCGCACGCTGTACCTCGGCACCTTCAGCAAGACCCTGTTCCCCGGCCTGCGCATGGGCTACATGGTGCTGCCCCGTGAACTGGTCAAGGCCTTTACCTACGCGCGCAGCATGCTGGACGGCCACACTCCGCAAATCCTGCAGCTGACGCTGGCGCGCTTCATGGAGGACGGGCATTACAACGCCCACGTCCGGGCGATGCGCAAACTCTACGCCGGGCGCCAAGCCATCATGCTCGATGCCATCGGCAAGCACCTGGGCCATGTGGTCACAGCGTGTCGGCCCCAGGGCGGGCTGCAAATTCCCTGCGTGCTGCACGAGGGCTGGTCGGAAGAAAAAACCATCCGCCAGGCCGCCAGCGCGGGCGTGCAACTGCCCGGTCTCAGCCGACTGTATGCCGGTGCGGCAACGCAACAGGGATGGTTATTGGGCTACTCGTCCCTGACTGCCCATGAAATCGAAACCGCCATGCGCCGCCTGGCTCACGCGCTCAAAGCACGCTAG
- a CDS encoding YifB family Mg chelatase-like AAA ATPase translates to MSLAIVHSRAQIGVEAPAVTVEVHMANGLPSLTLVGLPEAAVKESKDRVRSAILNSALQYPSRRITLNLAPADLPKEGGRFDLAIALGILAASVQVPALMLDDVECLGELALSGEVRAVKGVLPAALAARKAGRTVIVPRHNAEEACLASGLKVIAVDHLLQVVAHLNGHVPIEAYKSDGLRYLNKPYPDLSEVQGQLAAKRALLIAAAGAHNLLFSGPPGTGKTLLASRLPGLLPPLSEQEALEVAAIQSVVSLAPLSHWPHRPFRQPHHSASGPALVGGGSRPQPGEITLAHHGVLFLDELPEFDRKVLEVLREPLESGHIVISRARDRVSFPARFQLVAAMNPCPCGYMGDSSARCRCTPEQVQRYRNKLSGPLLDRIDLHLTVAREITALNPAPQPGDNTASASALVAQARERQQQRQGCANAFLDLPGLRQHCALSRPDEAWLESACERLTLSLRAAHRLLKVARTLADLERADTIERSHIAEALQYRPSASNSADGANA, encoded by the coding sequence ATGTCCCTCGCCATTGTCCACAGCCGCGCCCAGATTGGCGTCGAAGCCCCTGCCGTCACCGTCGAAGTGCATATGGCCAATGGTTTGCCGTCGTTGACGCTGGTCGGTCTGCCAGAAGCGGCGGTCAAGGAAAGCAAGGACCGCGTGCGCAGCGCCATTCTCAACTCCGCCCTGCAATACCCCTCCCGCCGCATCACCCTCAACCTGGCGCCCGCCGATCTGCCCAAGGAGGGTGGGCGTTTCGATCTGGCGATTGCCCTGGGAATCCTCGCAGCCAGTGTGCAGGTGCCGGCATTGATGCTCGATGACGTGGAATGCCTGGGAGAGTTGGCGTTGTCCGGCGAGGTGCGCGCGGTGAAGGGCGTGCTGCCGGCAGCGCTGGCGGCGCGCAAGGCCGGGCGCACGGTAATAGTGCCCCGGCACAATGCCGAGGAAGCATGCCTGGCTTCAGGGCTGAAAGTGATTGCGGTGGACCATCTGCTCCAAGTGGTGGCGCACCTGAATGGGCACGTGCCGATTGAGGCCTATAAATCCGACGGTTTGCGGTACTTGAACAAACCTTACCCGGACCTGAGTGAAGTTCAGGGCCAATTGGCAGCCAAGCGCGCGTTGCTGATTGCGGCGGCCGGCGCGCACAACCTGTTGTTCAGCGGGCCACCCGGCACCGGCAAGACCCTGCTTGCCAGCCGTCTGCCCGGCTTGTTGCCGCCATTGAGCGAGCAGGAAGCCCTTGAAGTCGCGGCGATTCAATCCGTGGTCAGCCTGGCGCCCTTGAGCCATTGGCCCCATCGACCGTTTCGTCAGCCCCATCATTCGGCATCAGGCCCTGCACTGGTAGGCGGTGGGTCGAGGCCGCAACCGGGGGAAATCACTCTGGCCCACCATGGGGTGCTGTTCCTGGATGAACTGCCCGAGTTTGATCGTAAAGTGCTGGAGGTTTTGCGCGAGCCACTGGAATCGGGGCATATCGTGATCTCACGTGCCCGTGACCGCGTGAGTTTCCCGGCGCGCTTTCAACTGGTCGCCGCGATGAACCCCTGCCCTTGCGGCTACATGGGCGACTCCAGTGCGCGCTGTCGCTGTACGCCGGAGCAAGTCCAGCGCTACCGCAACAAACTCTCCGGGCCGTTGCTGGATCGGATCGACCTGCACCTGACGGTAGCCCGCGAAATCACCGCGCTGAACCCGGCCCCGCAGCCAGGGGACAACACCGCCAGCGCCTCGGCACTGGTTGCCCAGGCCAGGGAACGCCAGCAACAGCGCCAGGGCTGCGCCAATGCGTTCCTGGACCTGCCGGGTTTGCGCCAGCATTGTGCGCTGTCGAGGCCGGATGAAGCCTGGCTGGAAAGCGCCTGCGAGCGTTTGACCCTGTCCCTTCGAGCGGCCCACCGCCTGCTCAAGGTCGCCCGCACCCTGGCGGATCTGGAGCGCGCAGACACTATCGAGCGCAGCCACATTGCCGAGGCCCTGCAATACCGGCCATCGGCCTCCAACTCGGCGGACGGTGCAAACGCCTAG
- a CDS encoding LysR substrate-binding domain-containing protein, which translates to MSRRLPPLYALRAFEAASRHNSFTRAAEELSITQSAVSRHIRTLEEHFACRLFQRSGRNLQLTEAARLLLPGVREGFAALERACHTLNAEDDILRMKAPSTLTMRWLLARVSRFRHLQPGNEVQLTSAWMSVDEVDFNQEPFDCAVLLSYGHFPADWEACYLFPELLIPVGAPNLLDDGPWDAARLATAELLHPTPDRRDWRNWLQRMGLSSQVSLKGGQVFDTLELGMIAAARGYGVSMGDLLMVAEDVAQGRLSLPWPTAVASGESYYLVWPKTRPGGERLRRLADFLQSEVSAMELPQVERLG; encoded by the coding sequence ATGTCTCGTCGTCTTCCTCCGCTTTACGCCTTGCGCGCGTTTGAAGCCGCCTCGCGGCACAACTCCTTCACCCGCGCGGCGGAGGAGCTTTCGATTACCCAGAGCGCGGTCAGCCGCCATATCCGCACGCTGGAAGAGCATTTCGCCTGCCGCCTGTTCCAACGCAGCGGCCGTAACCTGCAACTCACCGAAGCCGCGCGCTTGCTGTTGCCCGGCGTGCGCGAAGGGTTCGCCGCGCTGGAGCGGGCCTGCCATACCCTGAACGCCGAAGACGACATCCTGCGCATGAAGGCGCCGTCCACGCTGACCATGCGCTGGTTGTTGGCGCGGGTCAGTCGTTTCCGGCATTTGCAGCCGGGCAATGAGGTGCAACTGACCAGCGCGTGGATGAGCGTGGACGAAGTGGACTTCAACCAGGAGCCCTTCGATTGCGCGGTATTGCTGAGCTATGGGCATTTTCCGGCGGACTGGGAAGCCTGCTACCTGTTCCCTGAACTGCTGATTCCTGTCGGTGCCCCGAACCTGTTGGACGATGGGCCTTGGGACGCTGCGCGGCTGGCCACCGCCGAATTGCTGCACCCCACGCCCGACCGGCGGGATTGGCGCAACTGGCTGCAACGTATGGGGCTGTCCTCCCAGGTGTCGCTCAAGGGCGGGCAGGTATTCGACACCCTTGAGCTGGGCATGATCGCCGCCGCGCGGGGTTATGGCGTCTCCATGGGCGATCTGCTGATGGTGGCCGAAGACGTGGCCCAGGGCCGGCTGAGCCTGCCGTGGCCCACCGCCGTGGCCAGTGGGGAAAGTTACTACCTGGTGTGGCCGAAGACCCGTCCCGGCGGCGAGCGCTTGCGGCGGCTGGCGGACTTTCTCCAGAGCGAAGTCAGCGCCATGGAACTGCCCCAGGTCGAACGCCTCGGCTGA
- the sutA gene encoding transcriptional regulator SutA, whose protein sequence is MSDDDLENDELEVGDEDDTEEGLEAAAEDVADDDGGDDVPVPAAKGKAKAAVSVDELPSVEAKNKERDALARAMEEFLAKGGKVVEVEPNVVADPPKKPDNKYGSRPI, encoded by the coding sequence ATGAGCGACGATGATCTGGAAAACGACGAACTGGAAGTAGGTGACGAAGACGACACCGAGGAAGGTCTTGAAGCGGCGGCGGAAGACGTTGCTGACGACGACGGCGGTGACGATGTTCCTGTTCCGGCTGCCAAAGGCAAGGCCAAGGCCGCTGTTTCGGTAGACGAACTGCCGAGCGTCGAGGCCAAGAACAAAGAGCGCGATGCGCTGGCCCGTGCGATGGAAGAATTCCTCGCAAAAGGCGGCAAAGTGGTCGAGGTCGAGCCCAATGTGGTTGCAGACCCTCCCAAGAAGCCTGACAACAAGTACGGCAGCCGGCCTATTTAA
- a CDS encoding accessory factor UbiK family protein: protein MLAPKDLLDALSGHASRLFSGDTPLPRNEIESQFKALLQSGFSKLDLVSREEFDSQMVVLARTRARLESLEAKVAELEARLNPPAE, encoded by the coding sequence ATGCTCGCGCCCAAAGACCTCCTCGACGCCCTGAGCGGCCACGCCTCTCGCCTGTTCAGCGGTGACACCCCGCTGCCCCGCAATGAAATCGAAAGCCAGTTCAAGGCCTTGTTGCAGAGTGGCTTCAGCAAACTGGACCTGGTGAGTCGGGAAGAATTCGACAGCCAGATGGTGGTACTGGCCCGCACGCGTGCGCGGTTGGAGAGCCTTGAGGCGAAAGTCGCGGAATTGGAAGCAAGGTTGAACCCGCCCGCCGAATAA
- the glnK gene encoding P-II family nitrogen regulator: MKLVTAIIKPFKLDDVRESLSEIGVQGITVTEVKGFGRQKGHTELYRGAEYVVDFLPKVKIDVAIDDKDLDRVIEAITKAANTGKIGDGKIFVVNLEQAIRIRTGETDTDAI, from the coding sequence ATGAAGCTAGTCACTGCCATCATCAAGCCGTTCAAGTTGGACGATGTACGCGAGTCGTTGTCCGAGATCGGCGTGCAGGGCATTACCGTTACTGAGGTCAAAGGCTTCGGTCGGCAGAAGGGTCACACCGAGCTGTATCGCGGCGCGGAATACGTGGTCGATTTCCTGCCGAAGGTGAAGATTGATGTCGCCATTGACGACAAGGATCTTGATCGGGTTATCGAGGCGATAACCAAGGCCGCCAACACTGGCAAGATCGGTGACGGCAAGATCTTCGTGGTCAATCTGGAACAGGCTATTCGCATCCGTACCGGCGAAACCGATACCGACGCAATCTAA